CTTCTACCATCGCACTAGAGGTACGTACGGAACTCTTGGGAATATTTACTTGCTGAAGCATTAGCATTAGAGGAAGAGCGCCTCCTGGTCAAGTTCTTCGGTGATGAGTATATCAACTACAGGCGTCGGGTTGGAACCATGATTCCATTCGTGCCCTAATTGCGTAGTACAGGCGTAGTACTAGGCATTTTGATGTTTTTACACAAACTTATATCTCATCTTAAACCCCTCACGTCAATGCGGAACGGTTTGCATATAGCAAAGCAAGATGAAAAGGCCAAATACATGTCATAACTAGGCATCGTCGGTGAGAATTGTGCCTTTCTCTGATACGTAAATACCATCCAAGAATTTACGGATATCCTTATTGCGCACACGGCAAACGCCTTGGATAGAGGCGGCTAATGGGTATACGTCCATGTAAATAATCATGTAACCAAAGGTGCAACAGAGGGGACATACCGGACTGGGAAACATGGTCGATGTCATTGCCCTCAAGGATAAGCTCGTCTTTCTGAGCCTTGGACTCAGAAACCTCGACACCACTCAACATCTTGACGTGTCGCACAGTCTGCAATATTGTGAGAATCAACTGCAGGCGCAAAAAGACGCAGCCACATACCTTCTCGCCCAAGAAGTTACGAATCTCAACAGCGTGTCCTTCTTCCTGAATGATGCAGTTGATAGGGAAATGGGCGTAAACTGCGCGCATTTTGTAGCGGAATCCCTGTAGAGAACCATTATTCATGCTATTTCGCACCGTCATTAATAGATATACCTTGGTGACACCAGTAACCATGTTATTGATCATGCTGCGAATGGTTCGCAAGCAAGCAACGTGCTTGCGTCCGCCCTGCCAAACGGCAAGAGTGACTTTCGTCGTCTTTTCCTTCACCACACGGATATCCATATCGACATGTCGGACGTTTTTGGTGAGGGTTCCTCGAGGACCAGTAACGGAAATGATACGAGACTTGACGGAGATCTCAACGCCCGAGGGGATTTCGAGTTCTTCAGTTTTGAGGACGTCCCGCATCTGTTGGGATATCGATCAATCGTCATCCATAAGTCGAATTTGGCATCCATCGCCCAGTTGCTTCGTTTTCGGGAAACTTTCATC
The sequence above is a segment of the Psilocybe cubensis strain MGC-MH-2018 chromosome 4, whole genome shotgun sequence genome. Coding sequences within it:
- a CDS encoding 60S ribosomal protein L9-A; amino-acid sequence: MRDVLKTEELEIPSGVEISVKSRIISVTGPRGTLTKNVRHVDMDIRVVKEKTTKVTLAVWQGGRKHVACLRTIRSMINNMVTGVTKGFRYKMRAVYAHFPINCIIQEEGHAVEIRNFLGEKTVRHVKMLSGVEVSESKAQKDELILEGNDIDHVSQSAASIQGVCRVRNKDIRKFLDGIYVSEKGTILTDDA